Part of the Trypanosoma brucei gambiense DAL972 chromosome 8, complete sequence genome, TGTGGAAAGTTTCTATACTTCAACCTCTgtactggaaaaaaaaaaatctttaaaaaaaaactccctcGGCATTGGGGGTGGTGCAGCTTCCGCCTCACATCAGCTCTGTTCCCAGTTACATCGCTTTCGTTACTGGCGagattttttattttctaagAAAGAATCCTTTATTCATCCTGATACCTCACGCCGCGCGTTAACGCCAGTTGCTTGAAGTCGTTTGACGACTCGCCACTTCGTTGGAGAATAGCTCCACACTAAATGTGAAACGACTGTTGTCATTGTTTTTCGCCCTCAACTTGTTCCTCATGCCTCCCCGTTCATTCACTTCCTCCTGATATCATCTTTTATAAATTACAGAGGCCCTTCTGGTTGTAGTGCAGAGGGCAATATGCTTCCCGTGTCCTGCGCGCTCACTGCCTTCGTGTTCACATACGTGTCGGCGCTGGATGCGATGGTCGCAACCTCGCAACTCACTGGAGGTCAGCACCGGAGGGAAGTTGTTAAGAGCAACTGCACCAAAGCGCTAAAGTTGTCTCAGCTCAGCAAAAGCGCGGTTGCGTTAAGCGGCAAAGCTTCAGCGCTTGCATCAGCTGCGAATGAGGTGTGGACAAGAACCGATGCCATGAAACAAAGTGGCGAGGAAACCCTTCAGGATGCTAATGATAACGCACAAATCATAGCCCAACACAACGTCGGCGGTCGAGGGGGTGGAGAACGCGCATATGCCGCTTTTCTTCGTGTGGATGCGGCTTTTGAGGAACTTCGAGGTGCCGTGAAGAATGTGTGGCTgctcaaacaaaaaacggtGAAGCATGCCTTAGCAGCGGAACAAAAGGCGAACGTGACACAAGAAAGAGCTCATGCCTCACTGTCAACTGCCTTGTCACATATAAAAGCAACCACCACAGGTGGAGCAGATCCAGAGGAGGGCCAGCTCGCGAATAATTGCTTGAAGGAAGTCGATCTGCTTCTTTCCAAAAATACAACGACGGTAATTTCGGCATCTGAATTCGAAGCCgataaaatttttaaaaattgctACCCAGAAGTAGTAAATGCTTTCTTGGAGACTGAGGGGTTACTGAATAATGCCACTGAGGCGAAAGAACGGCTTGACGCAGCCGAAAATGAGGCTCGCGTGAAGGCAAAGAAAGTACGGGACGCAGCACGGGACGCAGAGGCGTTGGCTGCgg contains:
- a CDS encoding T. brucei spp.-specific protein; translation: MLPVSCALTAFVFTYVSALDAMVATSQLTGGQHRREVVKSNCTKALKLSQLSKSAVALSGKASALASAANEVWTRTDAMKQSGEETLQDANDNAQIIAQHNVGGRGGGERAYAAFLRVDAAFEELRGAVKNVWLLKQKTVKHALAAEQKANVTQERAHASLSTALSHIKATTTGGADPEEGQLANNCLKEVDLLLSKNTTTVISASEFEADKIFKNCYPEVVNAFLETEGLLNNATEAKERLDAAENEARVKAKKVRDAARDAEALAAGGNKSSNECNLVWRLGFMLFVVVCFTTLGLESEETA